The nucleotide sequence ACCAACCTGGCCTTGATGGAGATTTACAAATACGCCAAGAGATACAGAAACCAGGTAGGAACTTCTTCACGTGGGCAGCGATACCTTGACATCTCCAAACATGACCAACACTTTCTCGGCGCAGCTGATTTTCAAATTTACAAATCtgcgccatttttttctctctctaaatTTCTTTCAAGCGTGGTCTAAATGTCCAAAATGGATAATTTGCTGCCACCCAATGGCCAAAGTACATTTTCTAGGACTTGTATGGACTATAATGTATTTACATATCAGAGCGGCCGGGTTGGGTGAGTGGTTTaacgtgttggcctcacagctttggagccctgggttcaaatccaggtcacgaccatctgtgtggagtttgcatgttctctccgggcctccATGGGTTTGCTCAgggtaccccggtttcctcccacattccaaaaacatgcatggtaggatgaatggacactctgaattgcccataggtatgagtgtgaatggttgtccatcgcCTAGTGccctgggataggttccagcactcccagtgatcctagtgaggataaagcagttcaatgAATGGATATTATATATCAGCCTATCCGCAGCATGTTTGGAGTTTGGTTAAATAACTTTCACGTCAATTGCAGTGAAAGCTAACAGAAGCTGGAAAAAGTGTAATGAAAAATTACGTTCACTaatattggtggccagccaatggctgGGCACtttaagacaaacaaccattcacgctcacacacgcAGATCTGTTTTTGCTACAGACGGGCTAACTTTTAATACGGCAAGCGTGAACGCAACAGATGCGGTTAGGCAGGCTGAATGGCCTCTGATTGGCCCTTCTCTTGCCCCGGTGGGCCTCGCCGCGCGCGTTTATGCTGAGTGCTCTCAACGTTTTGGTGACTAGGAACCCCGACGACTTTCCGCAGATGTTGTTTTGTAAATACGTGAAGGGCCGAGGCTTCGCAGGGAGAATGGAGGCACTCGAAAATGCGCGTGCAGGTGGCTTCCTTTACCCTCTCTGCTGGATGCAGAGGTGGCTAAAGTACTCACGCTCTCAACCAAATGGGCCAGTTTTCAGTGGTGCAAACATTGGCACTTAAAAATAATGTCTGCAGGAAAAAATATCCTCCCAGAACCGATTCAGTCACAATGTTAGGCTTCTTTTCTGCCGGTTTTGAGGTTTTTGCTTCACCAATGTTTACATTGCTCGAGCATGATGATGTTCTTTGCATGAAACAAACTATTTAAGAGCAATACAAATAGATTGAGAAACTAAATAGTGATGTCCTTTACCTCTCAAAATACTGCATTTCAGATGCAAAGAATGcgatttttcctctttcaatggGAGCAAGAAAGtcaaaagggaaagaaaacaacTAGTATtaattacattcattttaaaacctcCCCAAAAGATTATCGCCAATAATTAGCGCGGTGTAGGAGCGCCGTTAGCCATACCTGAGCACAATCCTACTGATAGGCTTGAGTCCAGGTGTATTTATTAATAATGTCACAAGAAATCTGGAAtgttgtattttctggactataagtcaaacTTTTTTCATAGCTTTCACTGAGCCTGCGACTTGTATACGAtttatatgatatatttttccACTCTGACCACCAACAGCTGTTTTTTAGGCTAGTTAGagtaaaaaataacatattATCATGTGgctattttgtctgtttttcccTATTTGACTATCACTTTAATGTTTGTTTCTGACCATTTAAAAACTtcctctcatctaattttctgaaccgctttaaacTGTCCTGTAgaaatgcaacttatactctTGTGCCACTTATATTTACCTTTGATTGCGCATTTCCTTTGGCTAATATGACTTCTAGtgtgaaaaatacagtactgaCATATGATTAGCTGAAatacttgatattttttttccttttttattattttttttcagtgcccctccctttttttaaattacattttaatatttcttaatacattcctttttactttactttgtactttatactctttactatgatgatgagtaatgagtacgttaatactttagtcctttttgtcTGTTAATggttcatatgtactgttaacggatgcagtttttttacatgtatcgtatctcgtgctgaccccacccatctgtcaaatttttaaagtcaatgtggccccgggcccaaaagtttgcccacgcCTGTACTAGACTTTCTATTATTTTACGTACCTCTGTGATCTCTTGATATCTTCTAGTCACCATTCCGCCGTCCTTCTTTTCCTCAGGTGGTGACTGCGCTGGAGTCCAACCCGACGGCACGGCGCACTCAGCTGCACCACAAGTTTGAGCAGGTTGTGGCCCTGGTGGAAGATAACATTTACGAGTGCTGCAGCGAGGCATGAGCTTCTGTccgtccgccgccgccgtccgaCCACGGTTGGCGCGGTGGCCCCACGTCTCGAGGAGGCCCGCGTGGGTCGGCTGGAAATGCTTCCCGGATGAGGCTTTGTGGACCCCAAGTGCCGCTGGTCTTGATGCACTGAATCCTTCCCCCCCTCTGGGGATGAGCCAATCGTGCACTGTACTGTATTATAATGTCCATAGCAATATTTATAGATGTGCCGTATCGCTTTGGAGGAGACGACGGTCATTGAAGTCGTCCGTGACGTTCGCAACGTTCTCAGGTGTGACTCGCCACCGTCGGTGCTTTGAACATTTTGTCCCAAtgtgctttgatttttttttttggggggggggggtcggcgACTCAATGGGAAGAGCTGCCGCAACTATTCACCTTTCGAAACGTACCGAAACCACTCGCACGCTTGCTAAACAATCTTTGGGACCAAATAGAGGGAAATGTACATTCGTGACAAACGTGATCGCCATATTATCTCAAGACGAGTGTCTCTTATTGTCCGACCGTATTTGTGATGCCAAATGATTTGTCCAAATAGGGGAAATAAATCAAGTATTTAGGATTTGATTGTGTCTTATTTATCCAAATGGAGCTTGTTTCCAAAGCATAGGATTTTGGAAAAGCAGCTGACGAACATCTGGAACATTTTAGAAGGAAAACGAAAAGAGTGAACGGAGGAAAAGCCAACCAGACGTTGAGCTTTGTTTTTATTGCCACACATCAAACAAGATGTTGCAGAGTCTTTACACCAGCCACCAAATCATCACATCCCGATGGCTTTCATGCACATGCTGACATCCACTCAAACGTGCACACTCATGCGAATTCGGCTACATCTGTTTCCACTCGCGTCCCCGAGACGAGCGCGTCCTCTCGTAGAGGCCAACGGGAGCACCGCCGCTCGCGTAAATCATGATGGAAAACAATCCGGACCGGGTGACATGCCAGAAAAGTTCACCCCGTaacaaatttcatttaaaaaaaaggttataatTGGGTGTAGACAAGACAGGATTGGGTATGGTATGATGTCATAATCGGAACTAAGCCGTAACAACTTTTTAAGCACATTCCTATACGCGAGTGTCAATATAACAAAATAAACTATTGCACTTTGCAACAAATCTTCGCTTTGGGCCAATTACATGACATGCTGCATGTTTGGAGGATTTCAATATCCCGTGCTAATTTCTGAACCAGTTTTGCAAGGTGAAACAAGGCGACTTCAGGGGAtaatattactattaaaccaccaATAAGTGTGAAAAGTCAAGGTGCGACGCTCAAGCGGGGGCTACCTGACTGGAAGTAATAGACGACGTCTGCGTTTTGGAAACGGCTGCGACTGAGGCGTCTTCGTCTCCGAACGGGTTTTTCCCGCAGCACACAGTGGTGAGCATGCAATTACGGAActtaaggaacaaaaaaaaaagttgaggtATAGTTGACCCGTAATATCCTATTCCATTCCAAGAGAAATCTAATTAAAATTTGTATGGAAAAGACGACTGgtgcaaaaatacatttaccgTATTTGCTCGACTATAAGGTGCGCTGCTTTAAAAGGCgctccctcaatgaatgacatttcccatacataaagtgcactggattataaggcgcaccctcaatgaatggcacatttaaattttttccatatataaggcgcactggattataaggcgcactgtctattttggagaaaaatataagacttaagtgcactttatagtcgtgaaaatacagtacgtttttttttaggatttttttttattctgcgtggaggccactattggttcaagtattattgtttattcattatatttttttgcatttatcagtgtcagtacagattttgttgttttccagcctattctatttcaaacttgactgtagaagctaaataccgtattttccatatataaggctcaccacattataaggcgcaccctcaatgaatggcacattttattttttttccatatatgaggcgctctgtctattttggagaaaattgaagacttttaagtgcgccttatagtcgtgaaaatacggtagtttcaGAAAGAAAGCAACCTTAGTAATGGACTTACCTGCTTGTTGAGCAGAATGTAGATGACAGGGTTGTAGAGGGCGGCGCTTTTGGCAAAGAACGCTGGCGCCGTCATGAAAACGGGCCCGAACTCCACGCCCTGGTTGGCGAAGATATACCAGGCCACGCTGGCATAGGGCACCCAGCACACCAGAAAGGAGATCACCATGATTATTACCATGCGTGTCACTTCCTTCTCGGCCCGTTGGGTGCTTTCCGACTCTTGTTGCTGTGCTGCCGCCTGTAAAGACACGGCGACAAACATATTAAGTAATTAAGGAGGAACCTCAAATTATTTTGTCCCATGAGAAGTACCTTTCTTGACCCACAATTTTATACACAGTTGAGAAAAGTATTTGGCACTGAAgccattttcaaatatttccaaGTGTTTCATGTTAATAGTTGTTTTGGTTGCGCGTTAGTataatttgaaaacattttgaaaccaTAATGTCCCATGAAAACTTGCCTCCGGTGCACATATAACTAGTGTCGAATGAGTGAATAATGTATTCTTGTATAATTGCGGAAAAAGCTTGGTATCATTGAAGAATCATCGTTTTATAGGTCTCTGCGGTATGTCAAAATCACCATGTGTATTGCCAAATTTCTCGTCTTGCCGTCTGACCGCTGTTTTCTTTCAGCATTTGGTTAGCAATAAACTTTTTTCCAAGCTCAAAGGTCTTTGTCGACATCTTAATCGGTCTCGTTATGAGGTCACCATCAGATTCAAATATTTGGTTTTAATGAACTATACTGTCTTAGAAAGACTTGATCATGACAACGAGTTTCACACTTTGCATTTTGATGCGAGTTTTGTTATGATCTTAATACCAAGCATTTGGACTTTATACTTTAGTACCCCGTTTCTAACTGAAGATTTTTCCTAATCATCTGTGATGAAGCACACGTAAAACAGTGAGAGGCAACTGCAACGAGCACTTTTGTCCCAAGTGGCGCTTACATTTGTAACGTAAGCGCCTAAGGAAGAATGCATGAATTATGAATGCCAGCGTCTTATTATTGATGAGTGCGACGCGGCAGACGGCCTTTCGGCTGGTGAGCTGGCTCAGAAAGCCTTGGTGCCCTCCTCCCCTGTCCTTGAGCCAGCCAAATCCTACAAATCTCCTCACCACTCTTCTTCATTTTACAACCAAAGCCAAAAAGTTTGCAGTTGACATTTCCTTTTTGGCAGGTTAAGACTGTTtgaaaagattgttttttttatgtgcctcTACCAAATATTTTAGAGCGGTCTAtctcaagctttttttttagcaagtaTATACCACCTAAAAGAATACTTGGCACAACCTGATTcattcattgactgccattgacagcactagatgtccaattactTTTGACGTTGAGGTCTAGCAGCAGTTGATCTCAATGACATTGATGCACGAATTGGACAAGGTTGcagtcatttttaaacattaacatTGCTCATAGGGGGTCTTAATGTTCTTAAAGATTGAGTTAAATGGTATGACACAGAAACTAAATATATAATTCCCGAATTTTTGAAAAGAAACTATTCTTCAAAGTTAAATGCGACTTTTATATTAACAGTTGAATACAACTGAACTATACTTGATGCCTCATAAAACACTAAGAAACAATGTTTAAGAATATTGCTTCTCAACTGTTGTCAACTTGATACCCATCATTTCCTATCATTAAGCGATGAATTACTTTGACATTACAAACAATAAAGGAAATGTATCGTTAAAACAAATCCCCTCAAAAACATACCTTGACACAAATCTAGGTTTGAAATACCTCTCTATATATGACAACTACTCATACTATAGgtaatatatatgtttataatgATTGCCAATGCATTATAATGTTGCGAGCAGACATATTAGTGTTTGAGGGTGACGTACCGCTCTGACAGTGCACAGCAGGCGACCATAACAGAAGAAGATGATGGTGAGCGGGACCGTAAAGTGGAGGAGGAACATGTAGACGACAAACGAGGCATTGTTGATCTCAGGTTTGGGTGTGTAGTAGTCGATGCCGCATGAGCACTGCATGCCTTCAGGGATGTACCTGCA is from Stigmatopora nigra isolate UIUO_SnigA chromosome 1, RoL_Snig_1.1, whole genome shotgun sequence and encodes:
- the exorh gene encoding extra-ocular rhodopsin codes for the protein MNGTEGPNFYVPMSNKTGLVRSPFEYPQYYLAEPWKYSLVAAYMLFLIVTTFPINFLTLYVTVQHKKLRTPLNYVLLNLAVADLFMVLGGFTVTLYTSLHGYFSLGVAGCNVEGFFATLGGEVALWSLVVLAVERYVVVCKPMSNFRFGEKHAICGLGVTWIMALTCATPPLFGWSRYIPEGMQCSCGIDYYTPKPEINNASFVVYMFLLHFTVPLTIIFFCYGRLLCTVRAAAAQQQESESTQRAEKEVTRMVIIMVISFLVCWVPYASVAWYIFANQGVEFGPVFMTAPAFFAKSAALYNPVIYILLNKQFRNCMLTTVCCGKNPFGDEDASVAAVSKTQTSSITSSQVAPA